Proteins co-encoded in one Flavobacteriaceae bacterium MAR_2009_75 genomic window:
- a CDS encoding TonB-linked SusC/RagA family outer membrane protein, which translates to MNQKLKCNSPCAYGLVKKKIRIAPFWSFLFLLFFQFQSFAIPDLDTEIPPQDLSVSGSVLDNAGFPLPGASVVEKGTDNGTQTDFDGNFVLNLSDEDAVLVVTYIGFSAKEVVVKGQDEVEVVLEENVSSLEEIVVVGYGTQSKKDITGSISVVDGDDVTSRSVTNVSNALQGAVSGVSVTRSSGSPGAGNTINIRGITTLQGDSSPLILVDDVPVDDINDVNPDQIESISVLKDGASSSLYGSRAAAGVIIITTKRGKEGLYNVSYSGEMIINTPTENRENVSVVRYFEMDNEKAWNDNANTGVEDPTWSSDYIANYNANHSNSPDQYPDTDWKNLILNKSAYGYRHNIAVSGGSERIKSSFTMGYEYQDALYKNSDWNRYTARINNDIKISDKIGANIDFALKLTTNNNPVVDPTDLALNSGPNYPAVWEDGRLASGKSGENAYAVLQSGGFQTSESYLFYGKVGAYYKPIESLKLSVNVAPNFNFNKYKFFNKAIPYWDYDDPNQTGVPNYISGHNNSQNYLLENRTIDKTLTTQALVNYDKQFGDHSVSGVLGYEEFSADYETLSVRGNEFVSAEYPYLSQAPVDGVFDNGSTISENAYSSYFGRLAYDYNDTYYLQANVRRDGSSRFGKDYRWGSFPSISAGWVLSNEKFMSSLSETVSFLKFRASYGSLGNDRLGNYLYLSVLQFSNALIANGNDVEAVRSAAQRFLAVEDVTWETTISKNVGIDLSMFNSALSLTADYYIKDTEDMLLNLSIPSLIGYEDPTVNVGSMKTEGWEMALSYKNSIGNFNYSVSANIFDSKSTVGDISDKRLISGNVISEEGEEFQSWYGYVSDGIYQSQEEIDNSAVTSASVMPGDVRYKDISGPDGVPDGIINELDKQHLGGSLPRYQYGGTINLKYKNFDFGVTAQGVGKQKFYLSQNYIRPFLFNWQAVNSIYDNNYYSNYNTPEQNMNAEYPRLSESSSSNNYRFSDFWLKNGAYTRIKNITLGYTLPSDFMQSSPFTSLRVYASGNDLFSFDSLPDGIDPEQQSGYLITKSFILGLKANF; encoded by the coding sequence ATGAATCAAAAACTTAAGTGTAACTCGCCCTGTGCATATGGCCTAGTGAAAAAGAAAATTAGAATAGCTCCATTTTGGTCATTTCTATTTCTATTATTTTTCCAATTTCAATCATTTGCCATTCCTGATTTGGATACTGAAATTCCCCCGCAAGATTTATCCGTATCTGGAAGTGTGCTCGATAACGCAGGATTTCCTTTGCCAGGAGCTTCAGTGGTTGAGAAGGGCACTGATAATGGTACGCAGACCGATTTCGACGGTAATTTTGTTCTTAACCTGTCTGATGAAGATGCTGTTTTGGTGGTGACCTATATTGGTTTTTCTGCTAAAGAGGTGGTCGTTAAAGGTCAAGATGAAGTTGAGGTAGTTCTTGAAGAAAATGTTTCAAGTTTAGAAGAGATCGTAGTTGTAGGGTACGGTACTCAATCGAAAAAGGACATTACAGGGTCGATTAGTGTTGTAGATGGCGATGATGTTACCTCAAGAAGTGTTACCAATGTTTCCAACGCACTGCAAGGTGCAGTTTCTGGGGTTAGTGTAACTCGCAGTAGCGGTTCTCCTGGCGCGGGAAACACCATTAACATTAGGGGTATAACTACATTGCAAGGTGATAGCTCTCCTTTAATTTTGGTAGATGATGTTCCGGTAGATGACATTAACGATGTAAATCCGGATCAAATTGAAAGTATTTCGGTATTAAAAGATGGAGCTTCTTCATCGTTATATGGGTCTAGAGCAGCTGCAGGGGTAATTATTATTACTACTAAGAGAGGTAAAGAAGGGCTATATAACGTGTCATATAGTGGAGAAATGATTATAAATACACCCACCGAGAACAGAGAGAATGTTAGTGTGGTACGTTATTTTGAAATGGATAACGAAAAAGCGTGGAACGATAATGCGAACACTGGTGTAGAAGACCCAACCTGGTCAAGTGATTACATTGCAAATTATAACGCTAATCATTCAAACAGCCCTGATCAATACCCTGATACGGATTGGAAAAATCTTATATTAAACAAATCGGCATATGGTTACCGTCATAATATTGCGGTAAGTGGTGGATCTGAGAGAATCAAATCAAGCTTTACCATGGGCTATGAATATCAAGATGCCCTATATAAAAATAGTGACTGGAATCGGTATACCGCACGTATCAACAACGATATTAAAATTTCTGATAAAATCGGGGCTAATATCGATTTCGCTTTAAAACTGACCACAAACAACAACCCCGTAGTTGATCCGACAGATCTTGCTTTAAATTCAGGTCCTAATTATCCGGCTGTATGGGAAGATGGCCGTCTTGCCAGTGGAAAGTCTGGGGAAAATGCATACGCCGTATTGCAAAGCGGAGGTTTTCAGACCAGTGAGTCTTATTTGTTTTATGGTAAGGTAGGTGCTTATTACAAACCTATTGAGAGCTTGAAACTTTCGGTGAACGTTGCTCCTAATTTTAACTTCAATAAATATAAGTTTTTCAACAAAGCTATTCCCTATTGGGATTATGATGACCCTAATCAAACAGGGGTTCCGAATTACATTTCGGGTCATAATAATAGTCAAAACTATCTATTGGAAAACAGAACTATTGACAAAACACTAACTACACAGGCTCTGGTCAATTATGATAAGCAATTTGGAGACCATTCGGTAAGTGGCGTACTTGGTTATGAAGAATTTTCTGCAGATTATGAAACCCTGAGTGTTCGAGGCAATGAATTTGTGAGCGCAGAATACCCTTACTTAAGCCAGGCTCCCGTTGATGGAGTTTTTGATAACGGATCCACTATTTCTGAAAACGCATACTCCTCTTACTTTGGTAGGCTGGCTTACGACTATAATGACACCTATTATCTACAGGCCAATGTTCGTAGAGATGGTTCTTCACGTTTTGGTAAAGACTATCGATGGGGCTCGTTTCCTTCCATTTCAGCAGGTTGGGTGCTGTCCAATGAAAAGTTTATGAGTTCGTTGAGCGAAACGGTTTCTTTCTTAAAATTTAGGGCTTCGTATGGTTCTTTGGGCAACGACCGTTTAGGTAACTATCTATACCTTTCCGTGCTTCAATTTAGCAATGCATTGATTGCAAATGGTAATGATGTAGAAGCTGTCCGATCTGCTGCACAAAGGTTCTTAGCGGTAGAGGATGTTACTTGGGAAACGACTATTTCTAAAAACGTAGGTATTGACCTTTCCATGTTCAATAGCGCTCTATCCTTAACAGCAGATTATTATATAAAGGACACCGAGGATATGCTGTTAAACTTAAGTATACCCTCTCTAATCGGCTATGAAGACCCGACCGTAAATGTCGGAAGTATGAAGACCGAAGGCTGGGAAATGGCACTTTCATACAAAAACAGTATTGGTAATTTCAATTACTCCGTCTCTGCCAACATTTTTGATTCAAAATCAACTGTGGGTGATATTAGCGATAAGCGGCTTATTTCTGGTAATGTCATTTCTGAAGAAGGAGAAGAATTTCAATCTTGGTACGGGTATGTATCCGACGGTATATATCAATCTCAAGAAGAAATAGACAATTCTGCTGTTACTAGTGCTTCGGTAATGCCCGGTGATGTTCGCTATAAAGATATTAGTGGCCCTGACGGTGTGCCAGATGGAATTATCAATGAACTCGATAAACAACATTTAGGAGGGTCATTGCCTAGATATCAATATGGAGGGACAATAAACCTGAAATACAAGAACTTTGATTTTGGTGTTACCGCTCAAGGCGTAGGCAAACAAAAGTTTTACTTATCCCAAAATTACATTCGACCATTCTTGTTTAACTGGCAAGCAGTGAATAGTATCTATGACAATAACTACTACAGTAATTACAATACACCTGAGCAGAACATGAATGCTGAGTATCCGCGTTTATCCGAAAGCTCTTCCAGTAATAACTACCGATTCTCTGACTTTTGGCTTAAAAATGGTGCTTACACAAGAATAAAGAATATCACCTTAGGTTATACCTTGCCTTCTGATTTTATGCAAAGTTCACCGTTTACGAGTTTAAGGGTTTATGCCTCTGGTAACGACCTATTCTCTTTTGACAGTTTGCCCGATGGGATCGACCCTGAGCAACAAAGTGGATACTTGATTACGAAATCATTCATTTTAGGTCTAAAAGCTAACTTCTAA
- a CDS encoding oxidoreductase family protein → MKMSSVGTLGLVGGTVFSAASIENISSSSKSFDTSEVHFNMSGYSAPKLNEVRIGFIGLGMRGPGAVKRMSLIEGVSIKALCDLREESVMKSNELLKGTDHDPDLYHGSAYAWKEMVDRDDIDLIYIATPWDWHTPMAVYAMESDKHVAVEVPAAKTIDEAWQLVETSERTKKHCMMLENCCYDFFELLTLNMARQNYFGEIIHGEGAYIHNLLDLNFDKNKGYESMWRLEENAARNGNLYPTHGLGPICQIMNINRGDRMDYLNSLSSADFDMQKRAKQYAKDDAFFSEYANRTFRGNMNTTLIKTSIGRSIMVQHDVSSPRPYSRIHMISGTKAFAQKWPTPGKIAVNDEWLKDAEMKSVEKKYTPELIKKVGKLAKKIGGHGGMDFIMDWRLIDCLRNGLPLDQDVYDAALWSAIGPLSEQSITNRSNAIDVPDFTRGNWKSNEPVDIGLKGAGNTSVYS, encoded by the coding sequence ATGAAGATGTCATCTGTTGGCACTTTGGGTTTAGTTGGCGGCACCGTGTTTTCGGCAGCGTCTATTGAGAATATATCTTCCAGTTCAAAATCTTTTGATACGTCAGAAGTACATTTTAATATGTCGGGTTATAGTGCCCCAAAACTTAATGAGGTACGTATTGGGTTTATAGGTTTGGGAATGCGTGGCCCAGGAGCGGTTAAACGTATGAGTCTTATTGAAGGCGTTTCGATTAAAGCTTTATGCGACCTTAGAGAGGAAAGTGTTATGAAATCTAACGAGCTACTTAAGGGAACCGATCATGACCCCGATTTATATCATGGTAGCGCTTATGCCTGGAAAGAAATGGTGGATCGTGACGATATAGATTTGATATATATTGCCACGCCTTGGGATTGGCATACACCTATGGCCGTTTATGCAATGGAATCCGATAAGCATGTGGCAGTTGAAGTGCCAGCTGCAAAAACGATAGATGAGGCTTGGCAACTGGTGGAGACTTCTGAGCGTACCAAGAAGCATTGTATGATGCTGGAAAATTGCTGTTATGACTTTTTTGAATTGCTTACTTTAAATATGGCCCGCCAAAATTACTTTGGCGAAATAATTCACGGTGAAGGGGCTTATATTCACAATCTTTTGGACCTTAATTTTGATAAAAATAAGGGCTATGAGAGCATGTGGCGACTAGAGGAGAATGCCGCTCGTAACGGAAATTTGTACCCTACCCATGGTTTGGGCCCGATATGTCAGATAATGAATATCAACAGAGGTGATCGAATGGATTACCTGAACTCTTTGTCATCTGCAGATTTTGATATGCAGAAGAGAGCGAAACAATATGCTAAGGATGATGCATTTTTTTCAGAGTATGCGAACAGAACTTTTAGAGGTAATATGAATACTACTCTCATAAAAACCAGTATAGGAAGAAGTATTATGGTACAGCATGACGTTAGTTCACCTAGACCGTATTCACGTATTCACATGATAAGTGGTACGAAAGCATTTGCCCAAAAGTGGCCTACACCCGGAAAAATTGCAGTAAACGATGAATGGCTGAAGGATGCTGAAATGAAAAGTGTAGAAAAGAAGTACACACCAGAGCTAATAAAGAAAGTTGGTAAACTCGCCAAGAAAATTGGCGGACATGGTGGAATGGACTTTATTATGGATTGGCGGTTGATAGATTGCCTAAGAAACGGACTACCACTAGATCAAGATGTATACGATGCGGCGTTGTGGAGTGCAATAGGGCCATTAAGCGAACAGTCTATTACGAATAGATCTAATGCAATAGATGTACCCGATTTTACAAGAGGGAACTGGAAATCAAATGAACCCGTAGATATCGGTTTAAAGGGAGCAGGAAATACTTCAGTTTATAGTTAA
- a CDS encoding FAD dependent oxidoreductase, whose protein sequence is MNKRRGFLKKLGVSSGAMALGGPITTLFANSNTGFPLDGEAEIKTLEFLTKTKAYEKVQYNVDVCIVGGGMSGICAAIAAARNGSKVLLMQDRSRLGGNASSEIRMHISGASQLKQVWRETGILEELVLTEAVTNPQRSYEMWDFVLYDKIVSEPNITLLLDTSFYDVEVSNGKIKKVWGLCSPTEEISEISATYFSDCTGDGSLAAKAGANYMRGREAKSTFNESLAVDVADQKTMGNSLLFMAQPHEKAMPYTPPVWARKYTTKDFVHRNIGSYEYGYWWLELGGSIDIVRDGQQNRHDLLATLFGVWDYIKNSGNHPESENWALSWVGMIPGKRESRRIEGPYIMKQQDVQAATLFEDRVAYGGWPLDDHPPGGMDTTGDVPYVSIPLKEPYSIPFRSLYSNSISNLLFAGRNISVSHVALSSTRVMATCALLGQAIGTAMAYCLNKKITPQKLTATTNEIKGLQQLLLKQDQGILGVQNEDEDDLARAAKVKSSSQTKNGKDTNILDGINRDIADGKVHQWQASMKEGEQWISLNWKKPVTVNTVQLTFDTGLNRFLRMSPQDWVYNDQVRGPQPETIADYSIEVETASGNKKVVAEVNDNYLRLAKHTFGQESIKSMRIRVSRTNGDDLARLFEVRCYLEEMA, encoded by the coding sequence ATGAATAAAAGGAGAGGGTTTTTAAAAAAACTAGGTGTAAGTTCTGGGGCAATGGCCCTGGGTGGTCCTATCACTACACTTTTTGCCAACAGCAACACAGGCTTCCCACTTGATGGTGAGGCAGAGATCAAAACGTTAGAATTTCTAACGAAGACAAAAGCCTACGAGAAGGTGCAATATAATGTTGATGTATGTATCGTGGGCGGTGGTATGTCGGGTATTTGTGCAGCAATAGCTGCTGCCCGTAACGGCAGTAAAGTTCTTTTAATGCAAGACCGTTCACGATTAGGTGGTAATGCCAGTAGTGAGATTCGTATGCACATATCCGGCGCAAGCCAGCTGAAACAGGTTTGGCGCGAGACCGGAATATTAGAGGAGCTGGTGCTTACCGAAGCCGTAACAAATCCGCAACGTTCATATGAAATGTGGGATTTTGTACTCTATGACAAGATTGTCTCGGAACCGAATATTACCCTTTTATTGGACACATCTTTCTATGATGTTGAAGTATCTAATGGAAAAATTAAAAAGGTATGGGGATTGTGTTCCCCTACCGAAGAAATTTCAGAAATATCGGCAACCTATTTTTCCGACTGTACGGGTGATGGTTCCTTAGCGGCCAAGGCAGGGGCGAATTATATGCGTGGGCGCGAAGCGAAGTCTACCTTTAATGAATCTTTGGCGGTAGATGTGGCCGATCAAAAAACTATGGGAAACAGCCTCTTGTTCATGGCGCAGCCGCATGAGAAAGCAATGCCATATACACCGCCGGTATGGGCTAGAAAATATACCACAAAAGACTTTGTTCATCGTAATATTGGGTCTTATGAGTATGGGTATTGGTGGTTAGAGCTTGGTGGTTCTATTGATATTGTAAGGGATGGACAACAGAACCGGCATGACTTATTGGCTACACTCTTTGGTGTTTGGGATTATATCAAAAACTCTGGCAACCACCCTGAATCTGAGAATTGGGCATTGTCTTGGGTAGGCATGATTCCTGGAAAACGGGAAAGTCGTCGTATAGAAGGCCCATATATAATGAAGCAACAAGATGTACAAGCCGCAACCCTCTTTGAAGATCGAGTAGCTTATGGAGGATGGCCTCTTGATGACCACCCACCTGGGGGTATGGACACTACCGGAGATGTGCCGTATGTCTCTATTCCCTTAAAAGAACCGTATTCTATTCCGTTCCGCTCTTTGTATAGTAATAGTATTTCTAATTTGCTTTTTGCAGGACGAAATATAAGCGTTTCACACGTAGCGCTTTCATCTACGCGGGTAATGGCTACTTGTGCTCTTTTGGGGCAGGCCATAGGTACTGCAATGGCGTATTGTTTAAATAAGAAAATCACCCCGCAAAAATTGACTGCAACTACTAATGAGATAAAGGGTCTGCAGCAACTTCTTTTAAAACAAGACCAAGGTATTTTAGGGGTTCAAAATGAAGATGAGGATGATTTGGCCAGAGCTGCAAAGGTGAAAAGCTCATCGCAAACAAAAAATGGTAAAGACACGAACATTCTAGATGGTATTAACCGTGATATTGCCGATGGTAAGGTGCACCAATGGCAAGCTTCAATGAAAGAAGGCGAGCAATGGATTTCCTTAAATTGGAAAAAACCGGTAACCGTCAATACCGTTCAACTCACTTTTGACACCGGTTTAAACAGATTTTTGCGCATGTCTCCTCAAGATTGGGTCTATAACGATCAAGTACGTGGCCCACAACCCGAAACGATTGCTGATTACAGTATTGAGGTAGAAACTGCAAGCGGTAACAAGAAAGTGGTAGCGGAAGTCAATGATAATTACTTGAGATTGGCCAAGCATACTTTTGGGCAGGAATCGATCAAGTCAATGCGTATTCGAGTAAGCAGAACTAACGGAGATGATTTGGCCAGACTATTTGAGGTGCGGTGTTATCTTGAAGAAATGGCATAG
- a CDS encoding phosphomannomutase — MTLIKSTSGIRGTIGGIAGDNLTPIDTVKFAAAYGTWLKKQSNSEVVQVVIGRDARVSGSLISGLVADTLMALGIDIVDLGLSTTPTVEVMVVAEKAQGGIVVTASHNPGHWNALKLLDDKGEFLNAEQGEAIIKLAHNEDFNFVKVGDLGKTTAKQNAIEEHVEQVLALDVVAIEAIKREKYKVVLDAVNSSGGIAIPALLEKLGVECVKLYCDPSGNFPHNPEPLEEHLTEISSLVVKEKADFGIVVDPDVDRLALVNEDGTMFGEEYTLVACADYVLGKKAGNTVSNLSSTRALKDIALKHGGQHFSSAVGEVNVVKKMKSVNAVIGGEGNGGVIYPEAHYGRDALVGVALFLSLLAESNMSCKELRASYPSYFIAKEKMELPPDSDIDAVFAQIQKVYANEKLDIIDGTKINFKNGEWVHMRKSNTEPIIRIYAESTSVKKASDLTQIMIETIIDLI; from the coding sequence ATGACATTAATAAAATCTACATCGGGTATAAGGGGTACGATCGGAGGAATTGCAGGAGATAATCTAACACCAATAGATACAGTGAAATTCGCTGCCGCTTACGGTACGTGGTTAAAAAAGCAATCGAATAGTGAAGTTGTCCAAGTTGTGATAGGCCGAGATGCCCGAGTATCCGGTTCTTTGATTAGCGGCCTAGTTGCTGATACACTTATGGCACTAGGTATTGATATAGTCGATTTAGGGTTGTCGACTACCCCAACTGTTGAAGTGATGGTAGTGGCCGAGAAGGCACAAGGAGGCATTGTGGTAACGGCAAGCCATAATCCTGGACATTGGAATGCCCTGAAATTATTGGATGACAAAGGTGAATTTCTAAATGCGGAACAAGGTGAAGCAATTATTAAGCTTGCGCATAACGAAGATTTTAATTTTGTTAAGGTCGGTGACTTAGGAAAAACCACCGCCAAGCAAAACGCCATAGAAGAGCATGTAGAACAGGTATTAGCTCTTGATGTAGTTGCGATAGAAGCTATTAAGCGGGAAAAATATAAGGTGGTTTTAGATGCGGTAAACTCTTCCGGGGGTATAGCCATACCCGCTTTGTTAGAAAAGCTAGGCGTTGAATGTGTAAAATTATATTGTGATCCATCAGGAAATTTTCCGCATAATCCTGAACCGTTAGAAGAACATTTAACAGAAATATCTTCTTTGGTAGTCAAAGAAAAGGCAGATTTTGGTATCGTGGTAGATCCAGATGTGGATCGCTTGGCATTGGTAAATGAAGACGGCACCATGTTTGGTGAAGAGTATACTTTAGTGGCTTGCGCAGATTATGTTTTAGGAAAGAAAGCCGGAAATACCGTTTCTAATTTATCTTCTACAAGAGCATTAAAAGATATAGCCTTAAAGCACGGTGGGCAGCATTTTTCAAGCGCTGTCGGAGAGGTTAATGTGGTAAAGAAAATGAAGTCGGTGAATGCTGTTATTGGCGGTGAAGGTAATGGTGGAGTGATTTATCCTGAAGCGCACTACGGTCGAGACGCGCTGGTAGGGGTTGCGCTTTTCTTATCCTTATTGGCAGAGTCCAATATGTCGTGCAAAGAATTGCGGGCATCATATCCTTCTTATTTTATAGCGAAAGAAAAAATGGAGCTTCCGCCGGATTCAGATATTGATGCTGTTTTTGCTCAGATTCAAAAGGTATATGCAAATGAAAAACTCGATATAATCGATGGGACAAAAATAAATTTTAAAAATGGTGAGTGGGTGCACATGCGTAAATCGAATACCGAACCCATTATCCGAATTTATGCCGAAAGTACATCAGTTAAGAAAGCATCAGATTTGACGCAAATAATGATTGAAACTATAATAGACTTAATTTAA